The Platichthys flesus chromosome 10, fPlaFle2.1, whole genome shotgun sequence genome includes a window with the following:
- the tpp1 gene encoding tripeptidyl-peptidase 1, giving the protein MNTLLTLSISWWSVSLVWCGYLEYDQDVLIPEDWSHVGRVDPAEQLELTFALKQQNVHLLEEELRLVSDPDSAQYGKHLILEEVASLVRPSELTHKVVRHWLQSHGITSCLTVSTQDFLQCTMTAEDAETLLPGSRFHRYVREGQSLVRSSAPYSVHDDIHQHLDFVGGLHRFPPKGQDLSTQRSNGGVHLGVTPAILRARYNLTAADVGTSQNNSQAVAQFLEQYYHPADLAEFMSMFGGSFQHLSQVDRVVGTQGGGKAGIEASLDVEYIMSTGANISTWVFTNPGRQETQEPFLQWMVLLSNMSDLPWVHTISYGDDEDSLSTAYMTRINTEFMKAGVRGISLLFASGDSGAGCKHLGKEQNSFRPSFPASSPYVTTVGGTSFKNPFKLTYEVTDYISGGGFSNVFKMPDYQVSAVEGYLKSVAATLPPRSYYNTSGRAYPDMAALSDNYWVVINRVPVPWVSGTSASTPVVGGVLSLINDQRLLKGLPALGFLNPRLYKLKGQALFDVTEGCHLGCLDEQVQGKGFCAAPSWDPVTGWGTPNYPALLAALLAE; this is encoded by the exons ATGAACACGCT TTTGACCCTGTCCATCTCCTGGTGGTCCGTCTCACTGGTCTGGTGTGGCTATCTGGAATATGACCAAGATGTCCT GATTCCAGAGGACTGGAGTCATGTCGGTCGGGTCGATCCTgcagagcagctggagctgaCCTTTGCCCTGAAGCAGCAGAACGTTCATCTGCTGGAGGAAGAACTCCGACTGGTGTCCGACCCTGACTCGGCTCAGTATG GTAAACATCTCATCCTGGAGGAGGTCGCCTCCCTCGTGCGTCCGTCTGAATTGACCCACAAGGTGGTGCGTCACTGGCTGCAGAGTCATGGGATTACAAGCTGCCTGACCGTTAGCACTCAGGACTTTTTGCAGTGCACGATGACTGCCGA AGATGCAGAGACGTTGCTTCCAGGAAGCAGGTTCCATCGTTACGTCAGGGAGGGACAGTCTCTTGTGAGGTCGTCGGCTCCGTACTCCGTTCACGATGATATTCACCAGCACCTCGACTTTG tTGGAGGGCTTCATCGCTTCCCTCCCAAAGGACAGGACCTCAGTACACAGCGGTCTAATGGAGGGGTCCACCTTGGAGTGACTCCTGCCATCTTGAGAGCTCGCTATAACCTCACAGCAGCTGATGTGGGAACAAGCCAGAACAACAGCCAGGCTGTAGCTCAG TTCTTGGAGCAGTATTATCACCCTGCAGACCTGGCTGAGTTCATGAGCATGTTTGGAGGAAGCTTCCAGCATCTGTCTCAGGTGGATCGAGTTGTGGGCACCCAGGGAGGAGGCAAGGCCGGCATAGAGgccagtctggatgtggaataCATCATGAGCACGGGGGCAAACATCTCCACGTGGGTCTTCACCAACCCAG gCCGTCAGGAGACTCAGGAGCCGTTCCTACAGTGGATGGTCCTGCTCAGCAACATGTCGGACCTGCCCTGGGTTCACACGATCAGCTATGGTGATGATGAGGACAGCCTGTCCACTGCCTACATGACGCGCATCAACACAGAGTTCATGAAGGCTGGTGTCAGGGGGATCTCTCTGCTCTTTGCTTCAG GTGACAGTGGTGCTGGCTGTAAACATTTGGGTAAAGAACAAAACTCCTTCCGGCCCAGTTTCCCAGCTTCAAG CCCGTATGTTACTACAGTGGGAGGAACCTCATTCAAGAACCCATTCAAGCTCACATATGAGGTCACCGATTACATCAGTGGAGGCGGTTTCAGCAACGTCTTCAAGATGCCCGACTACCAG GTCAGTGCAGTGGAGGGGTACCTGAAGAGTGTAGCAGCAACCCTTCCCCCTCGGTCATACTACAACACCAGCGGCAGGGCCTATCCAGACATGGCTGCCCTGTCTGATAATTACTGGGTGGTCATCAACAGAGTGCCTGTCCCCTGGGTGTCTGGCACCTCG GCGTCGACCCCGGTGGTCGGAGGTGTGCTGTCTCTCATCAATGATCAGCGACTGCTGAAGGGCCTGCCTGCCCTGGGCTTCCTCAACCCTCGCCTCTACAAGCTCAAGGGACAGGCCCTTTTCGAC
- the mis18bp1 gene encoding mis18-binding protein 1 isoform X1 yields the protein MASFHHLLQHEKPRFESPAKVFAKLKSKVQREAMYATDPPRNVREKHGGEFSREETFRLAEELKENHTPVFYRSEVQALTLSPISTPQKNFGSSFSNDGIPHVAETGHAFMFRNQHTPTKRGFLESTAVSHPLTLGHRDPDQISDGFTVSSRTRGKTQPLVDHCGRRVYEEDPRCSLVSPAKMVPPQRKRLRKRKWEQQEFNKVNSRKEVGAAVRSQTDTRREDEGDFRGFPAEVNQGTRAPLFPTPRSTAVKRACVMMEKYPPMSPAKLFAYMKERENKREHRMVPEGSSTRELFSTHFDQAGDSPLHASQNMDEIEDTAFSRVTESAVPDSCSSEESADSQSDPTEDVPIPAARPQTVLLEDPLVLNSPKISIPKKNQAVFQSNKRPQGTQFPNESVIYLKKWFLRSSQKGLFLDGIHTKDNVPWNSNIIDNRVSNSVVKTVSGRVYVLVGKMNFTVNSGFPKWFMKKFLNGFPPNWKSLYEKSLSEKVERTSEGKSIIANTKSAASSNQSAKRNRQNNLKTPEFCPPAISSSSSTRTSQSGRVIKPPLEYWKGGRVILDAKMNVTIHECYDTSICIPEVTTTVSARTSQTPARVFLPCTEGDKNPSETSCDEEASAPARKVKAPLRKSKHAKKPSNPAEPSVEARSIPEGWTGRRTRSQSRSPPMDKMVYVDILPQKQNKPEMATTQRPKKPTHETSRLPERKSKRTLRASPESPTVHEETSQPQLSGDDFSSKRKKGGKGVYVKNGGKGRNQSQPSQGSQSLQSSESSEESVKERRKRGMATNNTKTAQTKPKQSKCTKISPPTKPMPKPMHSSRTQKTNKGSTVVPPPEQDENEWTEAELMKLQEAVSYYPKHMSGYWAKVAKMVGARSAEECYSQQTSQGTSQTPVKNDKKPRKEKVELPKDPVTDCPIISARVGTLRRKQQVRQFMEAMPTEDVEDVFSSAYMQNKRYEIPSMCESEEHEFTMSNVEPLTPVSRVYPEVKTPQCLYISPGMMGSPDKDKDDKFVYQLQKRMKKNQFNVCNQAQSSKNYTSTRGTMRQCGNTENDTFVVWQMFPENNVAAPDSGEEEDFYFSDSN from the exons ATGGCTTCATTTCATCATTTACTACAACACGAAAAGCCGCGGTTTGAATCTCCCGCCAAAGTGTTTGCCAAACTAAAATCTAAAGTTCAGAGAGAAGCGATGTACGCGACGGATCCGCCGCGTAACGTCAGagagaaacatggaggagagttcAGTCGAGAGGAGACCTTCCGCCTGGCCGAGGAGCTCAAGGAGAACCACACTCCCGTGTTCTACCGCAGTGAAGTCCAAGCTCTGACCCTGTCGCCCATTTCCACTCCTCAGAAAAACTTCGGCTCCTCGTTTTCAAACGACGGGATTCCTCATGTGGCCGAGACGGGACACGCCTTTATGTTCAGAAACCAACACACGCCGACCAAGAGGGGTTTCCTGGAGTCCACAGCGGTGTCTCACCCCCTGACCCTGGGTCACAGAGACCCAGATCAGATCTCAGATGGTTTCACGGTGTCCAGCAGGACTCGAGGAAAGACTCAGCCTCTAGTGGACCACTGTGGGAGGCGTGTGTATGAGGAGGACCCCCGCTGCAGTCTCGTGTCCCCTGCCAAAATGGTACCCCCCCAGAGGAAGAGGCTCAGGAAGAGAAAGTGGGAGCAGCAGGAGTTCAACAAGGTCAACAGCAGAAAGGAGGTCGGTGCTGCTGTAAGGAGTCAGACAGACACTCGCAGGGAGGATGAGGGGGACTTCAGAGGTTTCCCTGCTGAGGTGAACCAGGGGACTCGTGCCCCCTTGTTCCCAACGCCGAGATCCACCGCTGTGAAAC GTGCCTGTGTTATGATGGAAAAATATCCACCGATGTCGCCGGCCAAGCTGTTTGCCTACATGAAGGAGAGGGAAAACAAACGGGAGCACCGGATGGTTCCTGAAGGCAGCAGCACCAGGGAACTCTTCA gTACTCATTTCGATCAGGCAGGAGACTCTCCTCTCCACGCATCTCAAAATATGGATGAAATTGAGGACACTGCCTTTTCAAGGGTTACAGAAAGTGCAGTTCCTGACAGCTGCTCCAGCGAGGAGTCcgctgacagccaatcagatcccaCGGAGGATGTCCCGATCCCTGCCGCTAGGCCACAGACAGTTTTGCTTGAAGACCCACTCGTACTTAATTCGCCAAAGATCTCCATCCCTAAGAAAAACCAGGCTGTGTTCCAGTCCAACAAACGGCCCCAGGGCACACAATTCCCAAAT GAGAGTGTCATTTATCTTAAGAAATGGTTCTTGAGGAGTAGTCAAAAGGGCCTGTTTCTTGATGGAATCCACAC CAAGGACAACGTGCCATGGAACAGTAACATCATTGACAACAGGGTTTCTAATTCTGTGGTGAAGACCGTCTCTGGTAGGGTTTACGTTTTGGTTGGCAAGATGAACTTCACCGTCAACTCGG GGTTTCCCAAATGGTTTATGAAGAAGTTTCTCAATGGTTTCCCTCCAAACTGGAAATCGCTTTATGAGAAGTCTCTGTCTGA aaAAGTGGAGAGGACCAGTGAAGGGAAATCCATCATAGCCAATACAAAATCCGCTGCATCCTCCAATCAATCTGCGAAGCGGAACAGACAAAATAATTTGAAGACGC CTGAATTCTGTCCTCCTgccatctcctcttcctcttccaccagAACATCTCAAAGTGGTCGGGTGATAAAGCCACCTCTGGAGTATTGGAAAGGAGGAAGAGTCATTCTGGATGCAAAAATGAATGTTACCATTCATGAATGTTATGATACCTCCATCTGCATCCCT GAGGTTACTACAACAGTTTCTGCGAGGACGTCACAGACGCCTGCCCGTGTGTTCCTGCCCTGCACCGAAG GCGATAAAAATCCAAGTGAAACATCCTGCGACGAAGAGGCATCAGCACCAGCGAGGAAGGTCAAGGCTCCGCTCCGTAAAAGCAAACACGCCAAGAAACCCAGTAATCCAGCTGAACCTTCTGTGGAGGCAAGAAGCATTCCTGAGGGATGGACTGGCAGAAGAACGAGGTCTCAAAGCAGGAGTCCACCCATGGACAAAATGGTGTACGTGGACATTTTACCTCAAAAGCAAAACAAGCCTGAAATGGCTACAACACAGAGGCCGAAAAAACCGACGCATGAGACCAGCAGGCtgccagagaggaagagcaaacGGACTCTAAGAGCATCCCCCGAATCTCCCACTGTTCATGAAGAAACATCCCAGCCACAGTTATCAGGTGACGACTTTTCTAGTAAGAGAAAGAAGGGGGGGAAAGGAGTGTACGTGAAGAATGGAGGTAAAGGTCGCAACCAGTCGCAGCCAAGCCAAGGTTCCCAGTCGCTTCAGTCTTCGGAGTCTTCTGAGGAGAGCGTGAAGGaacggaggaagagaggaatGGCAACAAACAATACCAAAACAGCACAGACAAAACCTAAACAGAGCAAATGCACCAAAATCTCCCCACCCACGAAGCCGATGCCCAAGCCGATGCATTCCAGCAGAACGCAGAAGACGAACAAAGGCAGCACAGTCGTTCCTCCACCAGAGCAAGATGAAAACGAGTGGACAGAGGCAGAGCTCATGAAGCTGCAAGA ggCCGTGTCCTACTATCCTAAGCACATGTCCGGTTACTGGGCAAAGGTAGCAAAGATGGTAGGAGCTCGTTCTGCAGAGGAGTGTTACAGCCAGCAGACGTCCCAGGGAACATCACAGACGCCCGTCAAGAATGACAAGAAACCCAGGAAGGAAAAAGTGGAATTGCCAAAAGATCCAG TTACAGACTGTCCCATAATTTCTGCTCGAGTTGGAACCTTGAGGAGAAAGCAGCAGGTGCGTCAGTTCATGGAGGCTATGCCCACAGAGGACGTAGAGGACGTTTTCAGCTCCGCATACATGCAGAACAAACGCTATGAG ATCCCCTCCATGTGTGAGAGTGAGGAGCATGAGTTCACAATGTCGAACGTGGAGCCCCTGACCCCCGTGTCAAGGGTGTACCCTGAAGTGAAGACCCCTCAGTGCCTGTACATATCACCTGGCATGATGGGCTCTCCAGACAA GGACAAGGATGACAAATTCGTTTATCAGCTccagaagaggatgaagaaaaaTCAGTTTAATGTCTGCAATCAGGCTCAATCTTCAAAG aATTACACATCAACGCGAGGAACAATGAGACAATGTGGTAACACGG AAAATGACACCTTTGTCGTTTGGCAGATGTTTCCAGAAAACAACGTGGCGGCGCCTGAcagcggagaggaagaggacttTTATTTCTCAGACAGCAACTGA
- the mis18bp1 gene encoding mis18-binding protein 1 isoform X3, translating to MPLLRIHNITQKNFGSSFSNDGIPHVAETGHAFMFRNQHTPTKRGFLESTAVSHPLTLGHRDPDQISDGFTVSSRTRGKTQPLVDHCGRRVYEEDPRCSLVSPAKMVPPQRKRLRKRKWEQQEFNKVNSRKEVGAAVRSQTDTRREDEGDFRGFPAEVNQGTRAPLFPTPRSTAVKRACVMMEKYPPMSPAKLFAYMKERENKREHRMVPEGSSTRELFSTHFDQAGDSPLHASQNMDEIEDTAFSRVTESAVPDSCSSEESADSQSDPTEDVPIPAARPQTVLLEDPLVLNSPKISIPKKNQAVFQSNKRPQGTQFPNESVIYLKKWFLRSSQKGLFLDGIHTKDNVPWNSNIIDNRVSNSVVKTVSGRVYVLVGKMNFTVNSGFPKWFMKKFLNGFPPNWKSLYEKSLSEKVERTSEGKSIIANTKSAASSNQSAKRNRQNNLKTPEFCPPAISSSSSTRTSQSGRVIKPPLEYWKGGRVILDAKMNVTIHECYDTSICIPEVTTTVSARTSQTPARVFLPCTEGDKNPSETSCDEEASAPARKVKAPLRKSKHAKKPSNPAEPSVEARSIPEGWTGRRTRSQSRSPPMDKMVYVDILPQKQNKPEMATTQRPKKPTHETSRLPERKSKRTLRASPESPTVHEETSQPQLSGDDFSSKRKKGGKGVYVKNGGKGRNQSQPSQGSQSLQSSESSEESVKERRKRGMATNNTKTAQTKPKQSKCTKISPPTKPMPKPMHSSRTQKTNKGSTVVPPPEQDENEWTEAELMKLQEAVSYYPKHMSGYWAKVAKMVGARSAEECYSQQTSQGTSQTPVKNDKKPRKEKVELPKDPVTDCPIISARVGTLRRKQQVRQFMEAMPTEDVEDVFSSAYMQNKRYEIPSMCESEEHEFTMSNVEPLTPVSRVYPEVKTPQCLYISPGMMGSPDKDKDDKFVYQLQKRMKKNQFNVCNQAQSSKNYTSTRGTMRQCGNTENDTFVVWQMFPENNVAAPDSGEEEDFYFSDSN from the exons ATGCCATTACTGCGCATTCATAACATTACACAG AAAAACTTCGGCTCCTCGTTTTCAAACGACGGGATTCCTCATGTGGCCGAGACGGGACACGCCTTTATGTTCAGAAACCAACACACGCCGACCAAGAGGGGTTTCCTGGAGTCCACAGCGGTGTCTCACCCCCTGACCCTGGGTCACAGAGACCCAGATCAGATCTCAGATGGTTTCACGGTGTCCAGCAGGACTCGAGGAAAGACTCAGCCTCTAGTGGACCACTGTGGGAGGCGTGTGTATGAGGAGGACCCCCGCTGCAGTCTCGTGTCCCCTGCCAAAATGGTACCCCCCCAGAGGAAGAGGCTCAGGAAGAGAAAGTGGGAGCAGCAGGAGTTCAACAAGGTCAACAGCAGAAAGGAGGTCGGTGCTGCTGTAAGGAGTCAGACAGACACTCGCAGGGAGGATGAGGGGGACTTCAGAGGTTTCCCTGCTGAGGTGAACCAGGGGACTCGTGCCCCCTTGTTCCCAACGCCGAGATCCACCGCTGTGAAAC GTGCCTGTGTTATGATGGAAAAATATCCACCGATGTCGCCGGCCAAGCTGTTTGCCTACATGAAGGAGAGGGAAAACAAACGGGAGCACCGGATGGTTCCTGAAGGCAGCAGCACCAGGGAACTCTTCA gTACTCATTTCGATCAGGCAGGAGACTCTCCTCTCCACGCATCTCAAAATATGGATGAAATTGAGGACACTGCCTTTTCAAGGGTTACAGAAAGTGCAGTTCCTGACAGCTGCTCCAGCGAGGAGTCcgctgacagccaatcagatcccaCGGAGGATGTCCCGATCCCTGCCGCTAGGCCACAGACAGTTTTGCTTGAAGACCCACTCGTACTTAATTCGCCAAAGATCTCCATCCCTAAGAAAAACCAGGCTGTGTTCCAGTCCAACAAACGGCCCCAGGGCACACAATTCCCAAAT GAGAGTGTCATTTATCTTAAGAAATGGTTCTTGAGGAGTAGTCAAAAGGGCCTGTTTCTTGATGGAATCCACAC CAAGGACAACGTGCCATGGAACAGTAACATCATTGACAACAGGGTTTCTAATTCTGTGGTGAAGACCGTCTCTGGTAGGGTTTACGTTTTGGTTGGCAAGATGAACTTCACCGTCAACTCGG GGTTTCCCAAATGGTTTATGAAGAAGTTTCTCAATGGTTTCCCTCCAAACTGGAAATCGCTTTATGAGAAGTCTCTGTCTGA aaAAGTGGAGAGGACCAGTGAAGGGAAATCCATCATAGCCAATACAAAATCCGCTGCATCCTCCAATCAATCTGCGAAGCGGAACAGACAAAATAATTTGAAGACGC CTGAATTCTGTCCTCCTgccatctcctcttcctcttccaccagAACATCTCAAAGTGGTCGGGTGATAAAGCCACCTCTGGAGTATTGGAAAGGAGGAAGAGTCATTCTGGATGCAAAAATGAATGTTACCATTCATGAATGTTATGATACCTCCATCTGCATCCCT GAGGTTACTACAACAGTTTCTGCGAGGACGTCACAGACGCCTGCCCGTGTGTTCCTGCCCTGCACCGAAG GCGATAAAAATCCAAGTGAAACATCCTGCGACGAAGAGGCATCAGCACCAGCGAGGAAGGTCAAGGCTCCGCTCCGTAAAAGCAAACACGCCAAGAAACCCAGTAATCCAGCTGAACCTTCTGTGGAGGCAAGAAGCATTCCTGAGGGATGGACTGGCAGAAGAACGAGGTCTCAAAGCAGGAGTCCACCCATGGACAAAATGGTGTACGTGGACATTTTACCTCAAAAGCAAAACAAGCCTGAAATGGCTACAACACAGAGGCCGAAAAAACCGACGCATGAGACCAGCAGGCtgccagagaggaagagcaaacGGACTCTAAGAGCATCCCCCGAATCTCCCACTGTTCATGAAGAAACATCCCAGCCACAGTTATCAGGTGACGACTTTTCTAGTAAGAGAAAGAAGGGGGGGAAAGGAGTGTACGTGAAGAATGGAGGTAAAGGTCGCAACCAGTCGCAGCCAAGCCAAGGTTCCCAGTCGCTTCAGTCTTCGGAGTCTTCTGAGGAGAGCGTGAAGGaacggaggaagagaggaatGGCAACAAACAATACCAAAACAGCACAGACAAAACCTAAACAGAGCAAATGCACCAAAATCTCCCCACCCACGAAGCCGATGCCCAAGCCGATGCATTCCAGCAGAACGCAGAAGACGAACAAAGGCAGCACAGTCGTTCCTCCACCAGAGCAAGATGAAAACGAGTGGACAGAGGCAGAGCTCATGAAGCTGCAAGA ggCCGTGTCCTACTATCCTAAGCACATGTCCGGTTACTGGGCAAAGGTAGCAAAGATGGTAGGAGCTCGTTCTGCAGAGGAGTGTTACAGCCAGCAGACGTCCCAGGGAACATCACAGACGCCCGTCAAGAATGACAAGAAACCCAGGAAGGAAAAAGTGGAATTGCCAAAAGATCCAG TTACAGACTGTCCCATAATTTCTGCTCGAGTTGGAACCTTGAGGAGAAAGCAGCAGGTGCGTCAGTTCATGGAGGCTATGCCCACAGAGGACGTAGAGGACGTTTTCAGCTCCGCATACATGCAGAACAAACGCTATGAG ATCCCCTCCATGTGTGAGAGTGAGGAGCATGAGTTCACAATGTCGAACGTGGAGCCCCTGACCCCCGTGTCAAGGGTGTACCCTGAAGTGAAGACCCCTCAGTGCCTGTACATATCACCTGGCATGATGGGCTCTCCAGACAA GGACAAGGATGACAAATTCGTTTATCAGCTccagaagaggatgaagaaaaaTCAGTTTAATGTCTGCAATCAGGCTCAATCTTCAAAG aATTACACATCAACGCGAGGAACAATGAGACAATGTGGTAACACGG AAAATGACACCTTTGTCGTTTGGCAGATGTTTCCAGAAAACAACGTGGCGGCGCCTGAcagcggagaggaagaggacttTTATTTCTCAGACAGCAACTGA
- the mis18bp1 gene encoding mis18-binding protein 1 isoform X2, with translation MASFHHLLQHEKPRFESPAKVFAKLKSKVQREAMYATDPPRNVREKHGGEFSREETFRLAEELKENHTPVFYRSEVQALTLSPISTPQKNFGSSFSNDGIPHVAETGHAFMFRNQHTPTKRGFLESTAVSHPLTLGHRDPDQISDGFTVSSRTRGKTQPLVDHCGRRVYEEDPRCSLVSPAKMVPPQRKRLRKRKWEQQEFNKVNSRKEVGAAVRSQTDTRREDEGDFRGFPAEVNQGTRAPLFPTPRSTAVKRACVMMEKYPPMSPAKLFAYMKERENKREHRMVPEGSSTRELFSTHFDQAGDSPLHASQNMDEIEDTAFSRVTESAVPDSCSSEESADSQSDPTEDVPIPAARPQTVLLEDPLVLNSPKISIPKKNQAVFQSNKRPQGTQFPNESVIYLKKWFLRSSQKGLFLDGIHTKDNVPWNSNIIDNRVSNSVVKTVSGRVYVLVGKMNFTVNSGFPKWFMKKFLNGFPPNWKSLYEKSLSEKVERTSEGKSIIANTKSAASSNQSAKRNRQNNLKTPEFCPPAISSSSSTRTSQSGRVIKPPLEYWKGGRVILDAKMNVTIHECYDTSICIPEVTTTVSARTSQTPARVFLPCTEGDKNPSETSCDEEASAPARKVKAPLRKSKHAKKPSNPAEPSVEARSIPEGWTGRRTRSQSRSPPMDKMVYVDILPQKQNKPEMATTQRPKKPTHETSRLPERKSKRTLRASPESPTVHEETSQPQLSGDDFSSKRKKGGKGVYVKNGGKGRNQSQPSQGSQSLQSSESSEESVKERRKRGMATNNTKTAQTKPKQSKCTKISPPTKPMPKPMHSSRTQKTNKGSTVVPPPEQDENEWTEAELMKLQEAVSYYPKHMSGYWAKVAKMVGARSAEECYSQQTSQGTSQTPVKNDKKPRKEKVELPKDPVTDCPIISARVGTLRRKQQVRQFMEAMPTEDVEDVFSSAYMQNKRYEIPSMCESEEHEFTMSNVEPLTPVSRVYPEVKTPQCLYISPGMMGSPDKDKDDKFVYQLQKRMKKNQFNVCNQAQSSKNYTSTRGTMRQCGNTDVSRKQRGGA, from the exons ATGGCTTCATTTCATCATTTACTACAACACGAAAAGCCGCGGTTTGAATCTCCCGCCAAAGTGTTTGCCAAACTAAAATCTAAAGTTCAGAGAGAAGCGATGTACGCGACGGATCCGCCGCGTAACGTCAGagagaaacatggaggagagttcAGTCGAGAGGAGACCTTCCGCCTGGCCGAGGAGCTCAAGGAGAACCACACTCCCGTGTTCTACCGCAGTGAAGTCCAAGCTCTGACCCTGTCGCCCATTTCCACTCCTCAGAAAAACTTCGGCTCCTCGTTTTCAAACGACGGGATTCCTCATGTGGCCGAGACGGGACACGCCTTTATGTTCAGAAACCAACACACGCCGACCAAGAGGGGTTTCCTGGAGTCCACAGCGGTGTCTCACCCCCTGACCCTGGGTCACAGAGACCCAGATCAGATCTCAGATGGTTTCACGGTGTCCAGCAGGACTCGAGGAAAGACTCAGCCTCTAGTGGACCACTGTGGGAGGCGTGTGTATGAGGAGGACCCCCGCTGCAGTCTCGTGTCCCCTGCCAAAATGGTACCCCCCCAGAGGAAGAGGCTCAGGAAGAGAAAGTGGGAGCAGCAGGAGTTCAACAAGGTCAACAGCAGAAAGGAGGTCGGTGCTGCTGTAAGGAGTCAGACAGACACTCGCAGGGAGGATGAGGGGGACTTCAGAGGTTTCCCTGCTGAGGTGAACCAGGGGACTCGTGCCCCCTTGTTCCCAACGCCGAGATCCACCGCTGTGAAAC GTGCCTGTGTTATGATGGAAAAATATCCACCGATGTCGCCGGCCAAGCTGTTTGCCTACATGAAGGAGAGGGAAAACAAACGGGAGCACCGGATGGTTCCTGAAGGCAGCAGCACCAGGGAACTCTTCA gTACTCATTTCGATCAGGCAGGAGACTCTCCTCTCCACGCATCTCAAAATATGGATGAAATTGAGGACACTGCCTTTTCAAGGGTTACAGAAAGTGCAGTTCCTGACAGCTGCTCCAGCGAGGAGTCcgctgacagccaatcagatcccaCGGAGGATGTCCCGATCCCTGCCGCTAGGCCACAGACAGTTTTGCTTGAAGACCCACTCGTACTTAATTCGCCAAAGATCTCCATCCCTAAGAAAAACCAGGCTGTGTTCCAGTCCAACAAACGGCCCCAGGGCACACAATTCCCAAAT GAGAGTGTCATTTATCTTAAGAAATGGTTCTTGAGGAGTAGTCAAAAGGGCCTGTTTCTTGATGGAATCCACAC CAAGGACAACGTGCCATGGAACAGTAACATCATTGACAACAGGGTTTCTAATTCTGTGGTGAAGACCGTCTCTGGTAGGGTTTACGTTTTGGTTGGCAAGATGAACTTCACCGTCAACTCGG GGTTTCCCAAATGGTTTATGAAGAAGTTTCTCAATGGTTTCCCTCCAAACTGGAAATCGCTTTATGAGAAGTCTCTGTCTGA aaAAGTGGAGAGGACCAGTGAAGGGAAATCCATCATAGCCAATACAAAATCCGCTGCATCCTCCAATCAATCTGCGAAGCGGAACAGACAAAATAATTTGAAGACGC CTGAATTCTGTCCTCCTgccatctcctcttcctcttccaccagAACATCTCAAAGTGGTCGGGTGATAAAGCCACCTCTGGAGTATTGGAAAGGAGGAAGAGTCATTCTGGATGCAAAAATGAATGTTACCATTCATGAATGTTATGATACCTCCATCTGCATCCCT GAGGTTACTACAACAGTTTCTGCGAGGACGTCACAGACGCCTGCCCGTGTGTTCCTGCCCTGCACCGAAG GCGATAAAAATCCAAGTGAAACATCCTGCGACGAAGAGGCATCAGCACCAGCGAGGAAGGTCAAGGCTCCGCTCCGTAAAAGCAAACACGCCAAGAAACCCAGTAATCCAGCTGAACCTTCTGTGGAGGCAAGAAGCATTCCTGAGGGATGGACTGGCAGAAGAACGAGGTCTCAAAGCAGGAGTCCACCCATGGACAAAATGGTGTACGTGGACATTTTACCTCAAAAGCAAAACAAGCCTGAAATGGCTACAACACAGAGGCCGAAAAAACCGACGCATGAGACCAGCAGGCtgccagagaggaagagcaaacGGACTCTAAGAGCATCCCCCGAATCTCCCACTGTTCATGAAGAAACATCCCAGCCACAGTTATCAGGTGACGACTTTTCTAGTAAGAGAAAGAAGGGGGGGAAAGGAGTGTACGTGAAGAATGGAGGTAAAGGTCGCAACCAGTCGCAGCCAAGCCAAGGTTCCCAGTCGCTTCAGTCTTCGGAGTCTTCTGAGGAGAGCGTGAAGGaacggaggaagagaggaatGGCAACAAACAATACCAAAACAGCACAGACAAAACCTAAACAGAGCAAATGCACCAAAATCTCCCCACCCACGAAGCCGATGCCCAAGCCGATGCATTCCAGCAGAACGCAGAAGACGAACAAAGGCAGCACAGTCGTTCCTCCACCAGAGCAAGATGAAAACGAGTGGACAGAGGCAGAGCTCATGAAGCTGCAAGA ggCCGTGTCCTACTATCCTAAGCACATGTCCGGTTACTGGGCAAAGGTAGCAAAGATGGTAGGAGCTCGTTCTGCAGAGGAGTGTTACAGCCAGCAGACGTCCCAGGGAACATCACAGACGCCCGTCAAGAATGACAAGAAACCCAGGAAGGAAAAAGTGGAATTGCCAAAAGATCCAG TTACAGACTGTCCCATAATTTCTGCTCGAGTTGGAACCTTGAGGAGAAAGCAGCAGGTGCGTCAGTTCATGGAGGCTATGCCCACAGAGGACGTAGAGGACGTTTTCAGCTCCGCATACATGCAGAACAAACGCTATGAG ATCCCCTCCATGTGTGAGAGTGAGGAGCATGAGTTCACAATGTCGAACGTGGAGCCCCTGACCCCCGTGTCAAGGGTGTACCCTGAAGTGAAGACCCCTCAGTGCCTGTACATATCACCTGGCATGATGGGCTCTCCAGACAA GGACAAGGATGACAAATTCGTTTATCAGCTccagaagaggatgaagaaaaaTCAGTTTAATGTCTGCAATCAGGCTCAATCTTCAAAG aATTACACATCAACGCGAGGAACAATGAGACAATGTGGTAACACGG ATGTTTCCAGAAAACAACGTGGCGGCGCCTGA